The stretch of DNA TGTACCCCACTTTTCCTCCTGTTAGCAGTCTGGACTTCTCACTACTACATGATGAGGTGAGTGTCCCTCCCAGTAGCTGGCACAAAGGAAGCCTGGACTTCCCCTCCCAGCACCTTTCTCCCCCACAGGGTGAGTGGTTGTTGCTCTTCAACAATATCCTCCCCTTTCCGGATCTGCTGAGCCAGACAGCAATGCTGGACTGCACAGCCCCAGGGCTCCACATCACTGCACGCACAGAGATGGTGAGGCACAGACAACCAGGACACTCTACACTCTATTCTTTATTCTGGCTTGGGGCACAGGAGCAAAGAGATGGGCCAGTGACTCAGTCTCTGTCTCTAGATGTGCAAGTTCCTGGTACAGCTCAGCATGGATTTCAGCTCCTACTACAACCGGGTACACATCCTAGGGGTGAGCACACAGCACAACGGGTTGGGACGTGCAGAGAGGTACAGGGTAAAGACAAAGGAAGCAGAGGATGAGACCAGTAGGCCCCATCTCTTTCAGGAGCCTCGACCACACCGCTTTGGTCAGATGTTCGTCCGCCTGCAGCTTCTGAGGGCTGTGCGTGAGGTGCTCCATACTGGCCTGGCTATGCTGGGTCTCCCTCCACTGAGCCACATCTAAGGCCACAGAGGCTCCAATATCTGGGAATGTTCACAAAGTCATCAactggaaaaaaagcaaaaacccacGGCCAAAATAAATTGGTACTGTTACAAAGTTCTGTCTTGTCATGGGGAGTGGGGCATATTCTTGGCAGCACTCCACTCACCTTCAGCTCCTGGACCGATGTCAGGAACCCGCGGCCGCCACCTCCTCCCCTCAAGGCATGCTGAGCATGGGCACAGACAGCCCATCCCTGCTCCATGCTGTCTGCAAGCATGCCCCATGCCCAGCACGCCGGCCACCATGGGATACCTCAGTCATACCAGTTGTAAACCTCAAGCCCCTGACCCCCAAGGGCACAGCGGTGGCCAAACTCAGGGCTCACAGGCCAGCAGTCCATGTCAGCCACATCTGGCACATGGTACACAGTGCTATTCATGAAGGTGGGTTCACCATGCCCCAGACGCCAGAAGGTCAGCCGTTGATCAATGGAGGCTGAGACCATGATGCTTGGGCTTAGGATCTTGAGGCCTGTCACATGGGCAGCATGTGCACAGGGGACACAGTATTCCTCTAGCACACGCAGCTGAGGTACCAGCCCACCCTCTCCCACAGCCTCTTCTAGCTCTGGCATCTCCACAGCAAGCACGAAGACATGGAGGGATCCATCTTCACTGCCACTGGCCACGAGATGGTGGCCCTCACGGGTGGGCAACGTGTGCAGGCTGTTGATACCACAGCTATGGGCCTGGAGAGTCAGAGAGGGGGTGCCAAGCCCTGAAGGAAGAGGGTAGTTGTCAGGGCCCCGCCTGCCACATGTGTGAGGGCTATGTGACAGGTGAGGAGGGGTAGCCACGGGTACACATTAGCTACTCACGGTAGGGAAGCCCAGGATCCACTGGAGGCTCCAGGACAGCGGAGCCATGGTCTAGCACAGTGGTGAGATCCCAGAAAGCCAGGTTGCCATCAGTAGCTGCGCTGCACAGGAGGAGCCTCCTGGAAGCCAGGAAAAGACAGCCTGGTCAACGACAGAGATGAAGCTCAACAGGAACCCCCCCACCCAGCCCATGCAGGACCATCATCCAGCCCCTCTCACCGTCTCTGGTTGGGTGCCTCATGTGTAAAGGAGTGGACCTTAAGGACACATCGCTTATGGTGGAAGGTTTCAGCAAGGAGCTGCAGAATCCGCCCGGAATCCTGCAAGAGAAAGAGcctggggggcggggggtggccTAGCTCAGAATGCATCCTAAACAAACTTACTTCCTTTGTCTCCCGCCCCACTGGGCCCTGTGCTCTCACCTTACAGCCCCATCACTACAGGCTGCAGCCACAAGGGGGCCAAGGCTGGGCTGGTCAAGTTCACACACAGCAAGGGACATGTACCTGCAGGGACAACATGCAGCTGTCAGGTGGAGCCTGCAAGCCTGGGAGCATCTGCATGACCCATACCACACCCTGCCCAGGAGCATATATTACCTGGTTTCTGGGTCTGCCTTGACCATTCGATGCCGATTGCGTTGCCGGTCCCAATAGTCATCTAGCCGGTGGGACGAAAGGTGCATGACATGGCAGGCGAGGCGGCTTGGGGTGCTGGGGTCCGGAGTAACCATGATGCTGAAGCAGTGCATCTCAGCCCGTCCCCCCGCAGACACCACATGGGCAGTCAGGCCTGGCTGAGGATCCTGAGGGCCACCTGGGGTGCCAATGCCCCACACAGCCACAGCACGTACAGAGGAGATGTGGTTACAAACAGCTGTGAGTGCGTGGGCTGAGCCTGTGGTTGTAGGGAGTGCTAGGACACAGACAGTAGTGTCCTCACTACAGGTGATCACAATGTCAGTCAAGTCGGGTCCCTCACTGCCAGGCTCCAGGTCATCAGGCTGCATGAAGCTGGGCACTCCATATTCAGGCCCCAGGGTAATGGTGCCCACACGCTTTACACAAGTGATCTCACGGCCATGCAGACCCTCCCGGAGAATTACATGTGGCCGAGTGCAGCCACCCAGAGCCCTGTACAGCATGACATCCCCATCCTTGAGGTAAGCAAAGGCCATGGCCGCCTCAGTATCAGAGAATGCCCACGAACGGTGCCCTCCACCACAGTTGACGATGTGCAGCTTCTCGTGTGACCGGGGGCTCCACACCACAAACTCATTGGCATGGAAACCCAGGATAACCATGCTCCCATCGGGCACTATACGGAGCCCAGCTAGCCAGTTCATGCCTCTACAGGACTTCTGCCTTAGGACTGGCTGGAGCTGGCCATCTCGTACAAATAGCTGGTAGTAGGCGCCATCGCGCCCTGTGGTATACACATAGCCACCATGGCATGTGACTGAGGTCACACCCTGCTTCCCATGCAGAGAGGGCAGGGCAGACACTGGGCCCAACCCAGTGAAAGCATTCCCACCCCCACTACTACCACTACCCACTCCAGGTGCCCCAGCACCAGCCCCAGTCTTGCCTCCCACCCCAGGGTCCTTGAGCAGACCTGGTCTGGAGGGGAACAGTAGCACAGAGCCCCGGCGGTCACCACACACCAGGAAGTCACCTGGGGGTAGGAAGGCACTGCATGTGTGCCATCTCTGCTTGCTTGGGGGCAGCAGGTACCGACAACGTTCTCTGACAAAGATGGCCTTGCCAGAGGGTGCGGCTGAGATCTCTAGGCAAGCTACTACCCCACCAGGGCCCGATGCCAGCAACAGGAGCTCCTCATAACCACGCAGGGCCCAGCTCAAGCTGTGCACCTTCCCAGGAAACAGGGTCTGGTCCACAGCAGCAGTTGGAGTGTTGATGGGGACAATCTTGACACAACCTTCCCCATTGGCCATAGCACACAATCCAAAGCCCTCAGGACCAGGAGCTGCCTCCAGCAGGCAGTAGGACTGGAAATGTTTATCCTCTAGCAGTTGCTCCCAGCACTTGACCTCAACGTCATAGAGATACAGGGCCCCTGTATCAGTCACTGCCAGCAGTCGCCAAGAGCCAGCCAGCGTCACAGCCTTGAGGGTACCTGGCCTACTACGGGACTTGAAGCAGAGAGCCGAGACCCCCAATCCCCGGTACCCACGCCTTACCAAGTGCCACAGCCGAATGCCTGAGTCATCACCCCCAGTGATCACCCAGGCCTGCCTCTCATGGGCAGCTATGGCCCGGATCCCACGTCCCTGGTGTCCCCGAAAGGCCTGGAGGATCTCACCTTCATGGCTCCACACCAAGCAGACACAGTCCTCTCCTGCACTGATAAGGTAATTCTCTAGGAGCTTGACCTGCCACACACGGGCGCTGTGCCCAAAGCAGTGCCCAATATTCTGCACCCGACCCCCAGGCACTCGCAGGTCGCCCACCTTCCAGATACGAACGCTTCGGTCTTCTGAAGCTGTAGCCAGCAAACCCTTGCTTTCCAGGTATGACATGCTGAAGATGATGCCCACATGCCCACTGATTCGTCGGTCAGGTGCTACAGGTTTGTTGTCTGCTAAGGCAGTTGCTGGGTACCAGACCAAGAGCTGGTTGGAAACAGCACCTGCCACTATGGTCAGCTCCTTCCAGGCGTCTCCAATCAGGCAGGCTGAAGAGAGGGTGCACCTGTCTGTGCAGGGCACCTCTTGCAGGATGCACCCTACTATAGGATCATATAGCACCACTGAGTTATGGCCCAGGGCCAAGGCTATATTTCCCTCAAGCCAGCGTGCATCCCAAATCCAGTCAGACATGTTCCACAGGCCAGAGCGCCAAAGCTCCCGGAAGTGGCCCTGTCCCCAGCTAATTTTCACAACTCGGAGTCCCTTGCTTCCAAACACAGCCACCATGGCCTCCAAGTCAAAGTCTCCATTAGGCTCTGGCCGCACCCGGAAGCCATGGATAAGATAGTGGCCAAGCAGGTTCTGTACTCGCTTTATCATCCGCAGATGTCCACCAAAGTCCAAGCTGTACACCAGAACATCGGGACCCTCACCTAGACAGAGGCAAAGAGCCATGTCAGAGCTATGTACCTAACTCTGACCCACAGGGAAGAGATGGGGATTAGGGAAACTTCTCGGCATGTAGCCTATGAATGCATCAGGACACACAATCCTGCAGCTTGAATCTTAGAAAATCCTTGGTTGAGAAAATCCtcgcctgggtgtggtggctcacgcctgtaatcccagcactttgggaagccaaagagagactccgtctcaaaagaaaaaaaaagaaaatacttgatctcggccaggcgcggtggttcacacctgtaatcctagtactttgggaggccaaggtggatgaatcacctgaggtcaggagttcaggaccagcctggccaacaaggtgaaactccattctattaaaaatacaaaaattagccaggtgtggtggcaggtgcctgtaatcccagctactcgggaggctgaggcaggagaatcacttgaacccagcaggtggaggttgcagtgagtcgagatcgtaccacttcactcagcctgggcgaaagagcgaaactccgtctcaaaaaacaaaaaaaacagaaaaaagaaaatccttggtCTCAGCTTCAGCTGGACTTTGAGTGCTGACTTTGTGCTTCCCTCatcagtcactttttttttttttttttgaaacagagtctcactctgtcgctgaggctggagtgcagtggcactgtgtcGGCTTattacaacctccatctcctgggtttaagcaactctcttgtctcagcctcccgagtagcttagctgggattacaggggcccaccgccatgcctggctagtttttttttttttttttttgaNNNNNNNNNNNNNNNNNNNNNNNNNNNNNNNNNNNNNNNNNNNNNNNNNNNNNNNNNNNNNNNNNNNNNNNNNNNNNNNNNNNNNNNNNNNNNNNNNNNNCAGGggcccaccgccatgcctggctagttttttttttttttttttgagacagagtcttgctgtgttgcctgggctggagtgcagtggcacgatctcggcccactgcaagctccgcctcctgcattcacgccattctcccgcctcagcctcccgagtagctgggactacacgtgccacgcctggctaattttttgtatttttaatagagacagggtttcaccatattagccaggatgatcttgatctcctgacctcgtgatccacccacctcagcctcccaaagtgctgggattacaggcgtgagccatggcacccagtttttatatttttagtagagacagggtttcaccatgttggtcgggctggtcttgaactcctgacctcaggtgatccacccatcttggcctcccaacgtgctgggattacagacagggattacagatgtgagccgttgtgcccagcctcatcagtcacttttattttttttttttgagacggagtcttgctctgccacccaggctgaagtgtagtggcatgatcttggctctctgcaagctctgcctcctaggttcacgccattatcctgcctcagcctctcaagtagctgggactacaggcacctgccaccacgcccggctaattttttgcatttttagtagagacggggtttcactgtgttagccaggatggtctcaatctcctgacctcatgatccgcccgcctcagcctcccaaagtggtaggattacaggagtgagccaccacacccagcctcatcaATCACTCTTGATGTTCAGTTCGACCACAAATTTCTCAAACTCAGAGTCTCCTCCTCACCTcactttttttaaatcaaaaataataataatagagatgaGGCctgatacagtggctcacgcctgtaatcccagcactttggaaggcaggaggatcgcttaagcccaggagtttgagaccagcctgggcaccatggtaaaactccacctctaaaaaaattatgcaaattagctgggcatgatggtgcatgcctgtagtcccagctacttgggaggctgaggtgagagcatctcttgagcccaagaggtggaaggtgcagtgacctgagattacaccactacactccaacctgagcgacagagcaagactctgactcaaaaataaaataaaatgaggccaggcgcggtggctcaagcctgtaatcccagcactttgggaggccgagatgggcggatcacgaggtcaggagatcgagaccatcctggctaacacggtgaaaccccgtctctactaaaaatacaaaaaaaaaaattagcggggcgaggtggtgggcgggagctactcaggaggctgaggcgggagaatggcgagaacctgggaggcggagcttgcagtgagctgagatccggccactgtactccagcctgggtgacagagcaagactctgtctcaaaaaaaaaataaaaataaaaataaaaaataaaataaaataaaatgagaaggatTTTGacaatgcaaaaagaaaataaaagacgtAAAATGAGAAAGTCTAATCCAGTGGTTCTCCGCAGGGGGGCAACTTGCCCCACAGGAGTCATCTGGCAATAGCTGCAGACAGTTTTGGCTGTCTCCAGGGGTTGTGCTACTGGCAACTAAGGCCAGGGATGATGCTAAACATCGTACAATGCACAAACAGCCTTCAAAGAATCATCTGGTCTAAAAGGTCAATAGAGGCAAGACTGAGAAAACCCCGGTCTAATCTAACCAGACTGGGTAAGTGTAAGGGGAGGACAACTTGAGGACACAATATTTAGAATTAGGATTCAAGGATAAGCAGCAGTTAGCCagaggaagggaggcagaagagggggACTGGGAGATGGGGAGGCCGCGGAGTGATGGGAGGGTCTGCAGCTTTCTTGGTGGAGAAAACAGCAAGTATGATTACCCTGAGGTAGGCAAGAGCATTGAGTATGGTAGACGGAACAGGAAATGAAGAGCTCAGGAATAGGctaaagaggccaggtgtggtggctcatgcctgtaattccagcactttgggaggctgaggcaggcgaatcacttgaggtcaggagtttgagactagcctggccaacatggtgaagccccatctctactaaaaaatacaacaggccgggcgcagtggctcaagcctgtaatcccagtactttgggaggccgagatgggcggatcacgaggtcaggagatcgagaccctcccggctaacacggtgaaacgccgtctctactaaaaatacaaaaactcagccgggcgaggtggcgggcgcctgtagtcccagctactcaggaggctgaggcaggagaatggcgcgaacctgggagacggaggttgcagtgagctgagatccggccactgcactccagcctgggcgacagagcaagactccgtctcaaaaaaaaaaaggaaaaaaaatacaacaattagctgggcatgatagtgggcacctgtaatcccagctactccggaggctgaggcaggagaatcacttgaacctgggaggtggaggttgcagtgagccaagaccgtgccactgcactccagcctgggttgacagagcaagactgtctcaaaaaaaaaccccaaaaacagaATTGTAGCTATATAAAACTCACTCTGGAAGCCACATAAGTGAATTCACTTGCAGTTTCTTAAACTTCATTTCCCAAGTTATTCCCCACCTCAAAACCCTTCAATAGGTTCTCCCCACTGCCCTTAGGGATAAAGTCAGATCAAGGCCTGAAACAATGTGGCCTATGCTGGCTTGTCCAGCCTCCTTTCCTCCCAGGCTCCATTCCTGCTCTAACTTCACAAGAattccctccttcccccaaaATGACAGATTCTTCCAGCCTCAAGGCCGTTGGTATGCTTACCCTCTGCGAGGAACTCACCCCTTTTCCTAGTTCACTCTTGTGGTTCTTTGAGTTTCTGCTTAGCTGTTCCCCCTCCAGAGGCCTTAGGAGTTTAGCCTGGGTTAGGAACTCCAAGCTCCAAGAACCCCCACACCAGATCGAAACTGGATCATCCccatcccacacacacaccctcttgGAACTGGTGACAACTCACTCAAGGCCTGACCGCCAAGGTCCTGCCTCAGGACCCTTATACAACTCAGCAGGACCAACATAGGTCATTAGCGGCTTCATGAAATGactgttcgagaccagcctggactctGACACCTCAAGTCCCAGGCCTCGCCTGTCCTTTGCGACCCGGTTCTCCTTGGAGGAACGGACCTCCACACCTGATTTCCTGGACATCAACCATCTCAGGAGGGGTCTCAGGGCCCGCTTCCCCGGGCACCGCCTACACGTAAAGGTCTCATCCGCCATTTTCGGCGACGCCATCCTCCTCAGAGTATCTCCACCCCCACCTTAGCGGGAAGAGATTCATCCCGCCCTCGAGAGGGCACACCCTTGCCTTCTCCCGGCCCTGCCTTCCCCAAGAAGCCACACCCCCGAGGGGCCTCCTTCTCCACCTCCCGGCTCTGCCTGGTCTCCGTTGGAGAGGCCAAGCCCCCGCCCATCTCCTAGAAATGAGCACACCCCCTCAACCTTCCGCTCCCGGGCCTCCGCGTTCCCCTGCACCTTCCCGGGGTTCCAACCCGCCCTTTCCATGCGGGCTGAAGTTTATGAAGCGCCGCAGCAGCCACATCAGCTTTGTCTCTCGGGCCCCGCCGTCCTCAGGTTGGCCCTCGTCCCGCCGTCTCCTGGGCTCCCTTCTCATCTCCGACCGGCCTCAACCTGCTGCCCGTCCTCTCCTCAGGGCATCCCTTTGTCCCTGTGGCACCGCCCCTGGCAGGCGCTGTTTCTTTACCCCTTTCCCCCTGGCGTGCCTCAAGCCAAGCCTCACCCGCCAACAGCCGGTCCCCCACGCACTCCAGACCCGTGACTGGGAGGAGTATAAGCTCCGAGGTTGCCAGCGGGCAAACGTAGTCCTCGAGAGCGTCCATGTCGATCCTCGAGGTGCTGAGGCAGCCACGGCTAAGAAGGGAGCTGAACTCTCGCGAGAACGAGCCTTCCCTGCGCGCCGCGCTGCCCATCAACAGCGCCCTCAGCTACAGGTAGCAGAGACCAGGGCGCCCGCGGCGGTTGTCCAATAACGACCCTTCGTCCCATGCAATCCAGCTCATGATTGGTGAGGCCCGCGGAGGGTcagcccaccccccaccccctcacGTGACGCTTGCAGGGCGCTCCTAGCTGGCAGCCTGGTGCGGGATCTCTGCCGCCGACCCGTAGCTTGTCCTGCCAGGCGGCTCCAACCTTGTGGGTTTTTTATTTGACGGGGCAGATGGGGTCAATACACAATAAATAACATGAATATAGGAACTGCGCCGTATTGCGGCTGGCGGGGTGAGGCAAACCATTGGCCAGTCTGCAACAGGACAGAGGGACAGTCTGCAACAGGACAGAAGGACAGTCGGACCCCCGATCTTGGGCAGCTGGCGACCCGCGGCTGGGAACAGGGGCTAACTTTTCCCTCAGAGCTCCACGCGCGTATCGTGGTAGGCCCGATCCAGAGCCCACTCGGGCTGCGAATCGGCGCCCCCTTCTCGGGCCAGGCGGGCCATCTCCTGTTGGAACAGCGCTTGACGCTCTCGGCTGGGGTCCACATTAATCCAGTTGTTGGCAATCCACTTGGTGCCGCGCGTGACCAGGCAGCCCCCGTGCAGCGAGTAGTCGTCCACGTCACCCACCCAACCTAGAAGAGGAGGGTGACATGAGATCCTAGGCTGGGCTGGCCAAAGCTTGGCCTCATAGGGACCAAGAGCATGACCAAGGTGGGTCCAGCTGTGCATTCCTTGTGTAGCAAACACCCAGACACAAGGCTTCCTTGGGGGCTCCTCATCTCACCCCACTAATGTGTAGTCAACACCACTGGCCCTCTGAAACCAGCTTTCTTGCTATTGGGCCTGTCCATATCCCTTCCCACCCTGGGTTGGCAAGGGACATGTGTCCCAAGCTCCAGGGAGTAGGAAGTCTGGGGCATCAGGGAATGATAGTGATGGAGATAACCCAATAGGCAGTACAGGTCCTGGGGCGGTCTGCTAAAGTCACTAGGGATGGCCTTTGGGAGGCACCAGGAGCAGAAAACCATTTGGAAAGCAGCCAGAAACAGCCCTCCATTGTGGCAGATGGGGACCGGGTAAAGGGAAGCTGTCCTCAGGGCACCCCCCAGGCCTGGTCATAGACCCTCACCTTGCCCATCAGGCAGGTAGTTGTACCAGAAGACTGCTGTGCCCTGTCGGGGCTTGACACGCAGGTTTCCCTTGTCACAGTGCCTCCGTGTGTCACGGAGGTCCACGTCATCCTGAATCAGACTCTGTGGGCAGCAGGGTGGTCGGGTGTTCAACCTGTCCCCACTATGGCCAGGCCAGCCAAGGGTGACCAAAGGGAAACCAACCAGATATGCCCAAGGAATCGTTTGGGCCCACATCCTTAGACCTGGAGAGGTGTGTACTTCACTTGCCCAAGCCCCTGCCAGCCCACAAGAGTAATAGCGCAGTCGACCCTTACCATTTCATCGTAGGTTCTGTTATCTGCTACAGGGAAAACAGTCTCACCCCCACCGGTGACGTTGTTCAAATAAAACAGCACTGTCATGTAGCTGTAAGGCAGGGGGGCCACTGAGCAGGTCCCCAGTTGTGGATGCTCCCAGGGGCTTACCTGTGGGCAGGATAAGCTGCCCAGGTTCCTGTTGCCAGGGACCAGGACAGACTAGGATGGGTGACAATAGGGCAGGCCAGTGCCAAAATGTCCCTAGCCCTTCCTTCCCCCAAGCCCAGTCTCTTACTGTGAGTTGCAACGGTTTTTTGGCCAAGATCACAGGCGCACTTAGCTAAATGCCATGGCCCCGAGCAAGGGCCTGGCAGGGAAAGGTAGGCTAGCAGAAGCAACAGGGCATGCTGAAGGGCTCCTTGGGGATCAGAAGGGGCTGGTCCAGAACAGCCACCTGAAGAGGAAAGAACTGCCTTGACAGGGGAGGGAGGCACAGCTTCAGCCTCTCTAAGTGGAATCAAGATCAACACCTGGGGGAATGGGCAGGACAAGCTGGGGGCCCAGCCTTGCCCCTTGCTTCAGAACTCTGGGGGCAAGTTTTGGTGTCTGTGGGTACTTCAGTCTGTGTTGACTGTTGACTCCAGTGGACACGATGGCCAGTAGCCACCCCTATCCAGCCACTTGGTAAATAGCttgaagggagaggggagggcatCACTGACTGGGATAACCAGGCAATCTCCTGGCCCCATGCCAAGGGGCATGCCCACAGTGCAGGGCTGTGCCGGTGTCATGGGCGTTCCTGGTCTGGGGATTGAAGGCAGCCCCCAGTTGGGAGATACTTGCCGGCAGGAGGTCTCGAAGGGTACAGACTCGTTGGCTACCAGCTTGGTATGGGAGCAGATGGTCTCTGGGTACACAGGCCCACTGTCCACGTGGGCATGGTAGTGGCCCCCCTCACCATACCGAACAACCTGCAGCGGCTCGCTGAGCTCCACGATCTCAGGCGACAGGCGAGTGAGGCGCAGCACCCTGGTGGGCAGCAGGCATTTGGCTGGGCAGCCCCAGGCAAGGTGGTGACCTGAAGGAGCTGGCCAAGGTGGACCCTGGGCCTGCCACAAGCTCTGCCCCTACCCACCTCCCCTGGAAGTCCCTTAAGCCATCTCAGACTGGCCCTGTAAGAGTAGGAAGGGGTTACTCATGATGAGTCCTTCTCCCTCAGATGCCAAAGACCTACACCTGCTGTGTGGAAATGATGACATTTCCACTAAATAAAGGGGTGGGAGTCCTGAGGTCCTCCTCCCGTGGAAGgaagttgtttatttaaaaacccTTGCCTGCTCTGACGGAAGGGGTCCTGTGGGCAAAGATAAGGGGTCATTTATCAGCAGAAAATAAGTGCTCTGTCCCTCTAATCCCAGTGGCCCACTGTGCACCTGCACAGAGGGCTAATTTGCCTTTGTTAATTGCCTGTCTTTCAGTGGATCCCAATCCTGGTCTAACAAATGGAACTTAATCCCAAATGGGTTAATACATTCTGTCCTCTTGGCCCCAGACAAGGGCTTCTGTGGAGGCCCTGCCCAGTCTTCTCCCCCTGCTCCGGTAAGAACAGTTTCAGGTGCTCACCTCTGGCGGATGGCACGCATGACGTGGTGGGCACCCTCACCCTGGtagagccaggtatggtggctgtTCCGCACCAGCTCACTGGACTCTGCCTTGTGGCTCCTCATGTACTTGTGGAAGTCCCGAAGGTCCATGTTGGAGAACTCCTGCAGACTCAGCACTCCTGCACAGGGCACCCAACCATCAATGCTCGCCAAGCCCAtattgggaggccacagtggcaGGCTGCACTTCCCTACCTACCCCAAAGGCAGCAGCAGCCCCTGACCTCAGGCACTGAGGGGCCATGTACACTTGTCCCCCACCTGGACTTTTGGGTCACGTGAACCTGGTTTCTGTCATAACAAGCTCTACGGGAAGACCCAGAGCAGTTCCTTTTCTCAGTTTAAGCCCTAATTTGGCCCTAGGAGGGAAGAGGCCCACCCCCTATTAGAGTGGCCAGAGAAGGTTCTCCAAAGGAAGCTTGAGCCATATGGCCAGGGCcctggcattccagcctggctgtaTAGAGTGGTGGCCACTCTCCAGCCTGTGGAGGGTGAGGAGAGAGCAGGCAGTGCTGGGCCTCATCCAGGGCCTTACATACATACGTCAGGGTACAAGTAGGGCCAGTCCCCA from Piliocolobus tephrosceles isolate RC106 chromosome 2, ASM277652v3, whole genome shotgun sequence encodes:
- the WDR6 gene encoding WD repeat-containing protein 6, coding for MGSAARREGSFSREFSSLLSRGCLSTSRIDMDALEDYVCPLATSELILLPVTGLECVGDRLLAGEGPDVLVYSLDFGGHLRMIKRVQNLLGHYLIHGFRVRPEPNGDFDLEAMVAVFGSKGLRVVKISWGQGHFRELWRSGLWNMSDWIWDARWLEGNIALALGHNSVVLYDPIVGCILQEVPCTDRCTLSSACLIGDAWKELTIVAGAVSNQLLVWYPATALADNKPVAPDRRISGHVGIIFSMSYLESKGLLATASEDRSVRIWKVGDLRVPGGRVQNIGHCFGHSARVWQVKLLENYLISAGEDCVCLVWSHEGEILQAFRGHQGRGIRAIAAHERQAWVITGGDDSGIRLWHLVRRGYRGLGVSALCFKSRSRPGTLKAVTLAGSWRLLAVTDTGALYLYDVEVKCWEQLLEDKHFQSYCLLEAAPGPEGFGLCAMANGEGCVKIVPINTPTAAVDQTLFPGKVHSLSWALRGYEELLLLASGPGGVVACLEISAAPSGKAIFVRERCRYLLPPSKQRWHTCSAFLPPGDFLVCGDRRGSVLLFPSRPGLLKDPGVGGKTGAGAGAPGVGSGSSGGGNAFTGLGPVSALPSLHGKQGVTSVTCHGGYVYTTGRDGAYYQLFVRDGQLQPVLRQKSCRGMNWLAGLRIVPDGSMVILGFHANEFVVWSPRSHEKLHIVNCGGGHRSWAFSDTEAAMAFAYLKDGDVMLYRALGGCTRPHVILREGLHGREITCVKRVGTITLGPEYGVPSFMQPDDLEPGSEGPDLTDIVITCSEDTTVCVLALPTTTGSAHALTAVCNHISSVRAVAVWGIGTPGGPQDPQPGLTAHVVSAGGRAEMHCFSIMVTPDPSTPSRLACHVMHLSSHRLDDYWDRQRNRHRMVKADPETRYMSLAVCELDQPSLGPLVAAACSDGAVRLFLLQDSGRILQLLAETFHHKRCVLKVHSFTHEAPNQRRRLLLCSAATDGNLAFWDLTTVLDHGSAVLEPPVDPGLPYRLGTPSLTLQAHSCGINSLHTLPTREGHHLVASGSEDGSLHVFVLAVEMPELEEAVGEGGLVPQLRVLEEYCVPCAHAAHVTGLKILSPSIMVSASIDQRLTFWRLGHGEPTFMNSTVYHVPDVADMDCWPVSPEFGHRCALGGQGLEVYNWYD
- the P4HTM gene encoding transmembrane prolyl 4-hydroxylase isoform X2 is translated as MAAAAVTGQRPDSAAAGEASRPQWAPPDHYKAQAAAGLGDSEDAPVRPLCKPRGICSRAYFLVLMVFVHLYLGNVLALLLFVHYSNGDESSDPGPQHRAQGSGPEPTLGPLTRLEGIKVGHERKVQLVTDRDHFIRTLSLKPLLFEIPGFLTDDECRLIIHLAQMKGLQRSQILPTEEYEEAMSTMQVSQLDLFQLLDQNRDGHLQLREVLAQTRLGNGWWMTPESIQEMYTAIKADPDGDGVLSLQEFSNMDLRDFHKYMRSHKAESSELVRNSHHTWLYQGEGAHHVMRAIRQRVLRLTRLSPEIVELSEPLQVVRYGEGGHYHAHVDSGPVYPETICSHTKLVANESVPFETSCRQVSPNWGLPSIPRPGTPMTPAQPCTVGMPLGMGPGDCLVIPVSPWEHPQLGTCSVAPLPYSYMTVLFYLNNVTGGGETVFPVADNRTYDEMSLIQDDVDLRDTRRHCDKGNLRVKPRQGTAVFWYNYLPDGQGWVGDVDDYSLHGGCLVTRGTKWIANNWINVDPSRERQALFQQEMARLAREGGADSQPEWALDRAYHDTRVEL
- the P4HTM gene encoding transmembrane prolyl 4-hydroxylase isoform X1, with protein sequence MAAAAVTGQRPDSAAAGEASRPQWAPPDHYKAQAAAGLGDSEDAPVRPLCKPRGICSRAYFLVLMVFVHLYLGNVLALLLFVHYSNGDESSDPGPQHRAQGSGPEPTLGPLTRLEGIKVGHERKVQLVTDRDHFIRTLSLKPLLFEIPGFLTDDECRLIIHLAQMKGLQRSQILPTEEYEEAMSTMQVSQLDLFQLLDQNRDGHLQLREVLAQTRLGNGWWMTPESIQEMYTAIKADPDGDGVLSLQEFSNMDLRDFHKYMRSHKAESSELVRNSHHTWLYQGEGAHHVMRAIRQRVLRLTRLSPEIVELSEPLQVVRYGEGGHYHAHVDSGPVYPETICSHTKLVANESVPFETSCRYMTVLFYLNNVTGGGETVFPVADNRTYDEMSLIQDDVDLRDTRRHCDKGNLRVKPRQGTAVFWYNYLPDGQGWVGDVDDYSLHGGCLVTRGTKWIANNWINVDPSRERQALFQQEMARLAREGGADSQPEWALDRAYHDTRVEL